The following is a genomic window from Manihot esculenta cultivar AM560-2 chromosome 9, M.esculenta_v8, whole genome shotgun sequence.
TCCATGTAACTAAACataacattcaaaattcaatatTGAATTcatgttcaaaaaaaaaaaaattcaatattgaattattaaaatagtaaaatttgagatttttttcaCCAGTATCTAAACCAAATCCACTTCCTTTCTTCTCTCCCATTTTCTTCCTTCATTTTCCTTTGAACTCTTATATTATGAGTGAGATTTTTTCAGCCCAATAGATTGCAATGGCTGCTTTTTCTAATGCCAACCACATCCAATAGCAGGTTCTTCCCAATTTGTagctaatttcatttttttgacCATTTAATCTTTCCTTCTTATCCCATCTTGATTTATTTACAGTGAGAGATTCTCCCAATGGTATTTTTCTTTCCTTGTAGCTAGTTTCATTTTTTGACCATTTagtctttctttttttatccCATCTAGATAAGAAGCTTTTCTTTCATACTATTCAAAAAGGGGATTCCCCTTTCTCTGACAACAAACAATGGAAAGCGCAATGCTTTGTTAGATATGTCATTTTATCTTATTGCTTCCTTATTTTCTTTCTGGCTTCTGAGTTCAAATACATTATTGCTTCTACTCTGAATACTATGGGTTTTCACCTTGTATTTGAATATTTTCATCCTTAATACccacaaataaaataattaaatattaagaattaattataataaatatgcaTGAGATCAAAAGTAACATGTTATAGAGAGAGATCAATGTAAATTAGCTACTTCCTTAGACCATCATCATTGACAAAACATATTGTCACCATACTTAGAGCTAAACGTCAACATTGTCGAAGCTCTTCAAATTACAATAATACCCACAACTCCTTCTCTTCATCATCATCTATCTAGCCAATCACAGAGCTACCCTTCACCATTCCCACCATTGAATGGTTCTGGGCCACCATCTTCCTCTCTCTTTGCTTACAAATACAATTAGGGAACTTTGATTTGGCTGCAGCGCCCACAAAACCCTTATCCACCAATCATAACTAAACACCTTTGACCCCTTTTCACTCTCTCCCTTCTCTGCCTATCTCTGTTTCATAGATCCTCTCTTGGCTCTTGCAAGGAGCTGGCATTTTTGTATTCACTTCCTTTTACCCATCTGCtttgccttttctttttttaggcCTTTAGCCCAAAAGCTTAGCAAAGCTTGCCACTTTCATCACTTGAATTCTCTGTTTTTCTCAATTGGGGCTTTCTCCTTTCCATGGGTTTTTAAGAATCTCTCTCTGtgtcttctctttttctttttgtgtacaAAATTTATGCCTTGAATTGATTATGGGTTCAAAGTTGTAAAATTTATGGCTCTGTTTTGCTTGCCTTGTGGAATTTGGTATCTATTTCTTTCACATGGTGTTGGgtttttgattaattattgAACGTTTATCTAGGGTTTTTACCATTAAAAGTCGATGATTAAGATCTGGTTTCCTTTCTGTTATTGCTTCTGGAATTGTCCTTGGGTTTTGGAAAGTTGAGACTTTTTTCAGATTCCTCAATTTGTTCTTACGTGAAAAAGTTACCCAGATTCTTTTCAAATGCTTATTGATTTGATGACTCTTTGGTCATAAAATTCTCCACTTCTCTCTGCTGCATTTCCCATCTGTAGTTTCTCTCTCTTTGAattctcctttctttttttgtataaatttatttctatcCTATTTATTATTGTACAGTGATTAGACTATGAATCCTGGAAGTGAAATCCTCTCTCCAGCTTCTTATCTTGCGAATTCCAACTGGTTATTTCAAgaaaccagaggaaccaaatgGACCCATGAAGAGAACAAGCAGTTTGAGAATGCTCTGGCTTTATACGATAAGGATGAGCCTGATAGATGGCAAAAAGTTGCAGCCATGATCCCAGGCAAGACAGTAGGAGACGTAATCAAACAGTATAGAGAATTGGAGGAAGATGTCTTCGATATAGAGGCAGGCCTCATCCCAATTCCTGGATATATTAGCAGTGATTCCTTTACTTTGGATTGTGTGAATAATGACCAGGGATACGATTCTTTCAAACAGTATTACACTCCCGGAGGCAAGAGAACCGCCGCAACCAGGTCTCGTGAGCCGGGAAGGAAGAAAGGTGTGCCGTGGACGGAGGAGGAGCATAGGTATATACATTCATTCTTGTCATTGTAGAGCTAACAATGTGCCTGCAATCTTCCCACATTTGAATGGCATTAGTTACTGCAATCTTTGTTCTGGTTCAGCTGTGCTTATAACTATAGTCATGTTCGGCAATACTAGCCGTAGCAGCTGTTAGCTGTTTTATTAATGGATAACTGTTCCGGCAGTGGCTAATCAAACAAATACTAGTGTTTTGATTCAAACTAGAACTGAGCTTATGTTATTAGTTCTGCTTAGGTGGTTTTAGAATGTCAAATTTTGATGTATTGTAATTTATCTTGTGCTATTTGGTGTGAATTGCAGGCAGTTTCTGATAGGCCTTGAAAAGCATGGTAAAGGGGACTGGAGAAATATTTCTCGCGACTTCGTGACCACTAGGACGCCAACTCAAGTGGCTAGCCATGCTCAGAAGTATTTTATCAGGCAGAGCACAGAAGGAAAGGATAAGCGGAGATCAAGCATCCATGATATTACTATTGTCAATCTTCTTCCAGATGTCAAGTCTTCTTCAGCTGATGAGAAGAAATCATCTCCAAATCATTCTATCTCAAGTCTACAATCACAGCCACAACCAAAAATAGTTGGCATACGCAAAGGATTGGCAGATATGAAGCTACAGAATGAAGGAGAAGATGGAGCTGGTGTTTTTAGCCAAGCAAATGGCAATTTGTTAATGCCACCTTTCTGTGAGATATCATCATATGGGCAAAAACTACAGGAGCATAATCTCCTCAAAGAAACTCTTCCAGGATACCATTTTCCACCTTACAATTTGATTTCCCAGCAACCGATGAAACGTCAGTGAGCTTGGATGTTTTGTCTGCACTCTATTATGAGATATTTGTGAATATATTCATCAGATCTCCTGATACTCCATAGTTGTTAGACTATTTTTACAGAATTGTGGGTTAGTTTATGTGGTGATTTTATATTGAAATCTGAATCTTTGAACCTCAATTAGTCGTCAATGTCTCCTGGTTGTTTAGGCAATTGATTCCAGTTTTTGCAGTGCATTTTCAACTTGAACTTGAGCATGTTGTAAATATTTCCATTCATGCTCAAGACATCCCCATTTGCCCCAAGTTGAAAGCTGCTGAATTGAGCAAGCTCTGTCATCAGATTCTCAAGTCACAGAGATTTCCTTTTTTgctgattttataatttaatcttaccttttatttaaattatgccTTCTTATTCTACTGAATTTGACCATAGAATCTTAACTGGTGCTTGCTGCTAAGGTCCGCTAGTTCAAGCATCTCATGTGAGACAATATTCTGTTTCACTTTTGTTCTTTAATTTAAGATATGCAAGTTTAGTGAAAGAAGATCTCTTAAGAAGTTATTAATGACTAAATAAATACTAATATGGAAAAATccactaattaatattttaattttaaaaaatataataaaatatttgatgtgaagaaatagtaaaatatttaaaaaaattaattagtatattttttaaaattaaaaaattaattaataaatttatctgaATTACATTATATAATATGCACTATTTGGTCACAAATATTATATTGTTACTATTATTTATTCACTAGTTTTAATTTTCCTAAGCATGATATAatacatttattataaaatttgaattagtttaaatattatatatatatttttttattttggtagCTTGTAGGataattagttattaattaatatatattactaaAATATTTCGAATAACTCTCCTTGACTTTTGGCCGATATCAAATTAGCAATAGTACAAGGCGTGACTCTGCAATAGTAGAGATTCTTTGTGGTAGTTTTCTGTCTTACTACGGAGAAGCAAGATGGGTACGGCGATGTTTCAGTTTCGATTCAGTTTTAATATGAAATTAGcagtttgatttattttttaaatcaattagaattaatctgatttaaagcgatttaatatgattttaattttttaaagattttagtctgattttgatttaattttaaaatagttataattttagtttttttaattttaattaaatttaaattataaattgttaatttgattttaattttaaaaaataaaaaacttaaataaaatataaaaaataaatataattcttaaatattattgaatatatattttattaaataaataaaaggtaaaatgtaatgatataaaaaaataaaataatatatatatatataatataaaaataaaataatattacatttaactataaataatatttttttataaattaaaaataaatttaaacttaattatttaataatttaatttgtttatgcatCAATTTAagtgatataattttttaaaataatttatttaaaaaataaaaaatcaaatcgaaattgaattgaatcaatggctcgaatcgattcgattttaatccgATTCTAATTCTAGTTTATTGAAGGAAAACCGTAATTGCCCTTCTAATTTAAAGTTATGATCTAATTCAGAAATTTGaattgtaaatttaaatttcaatttaatttacgATCCGAACTGAATTATGATCATGTCTACTTGCTGATCAAAATTATACGTCCCAGCTAAACTCTTGTCGTTGCTAGCGGGGAGTAGTGACTTATATTTTTCTCACCCTAGATGACAGAATATTTTTTCTAATATCATCAGTAGGAAAAAAAGCCTGGCAGGATTTCAAAATGCTCTGGCAATAACTACCAGATTATACAAAGGCCATTAGATTCATGAAAGTTGTGTGAAATTCTTAGGTGGATTCAATTTATCATGGATTCAAGAGATACTGagatgaatttttcttt
Proteins encoded in this region:
- the LOC110621883 gene encoding transcription factor DIVARICATA isoform X1, with amino-acid sequence MNPGSEILSPASYLANSNWLFQETRGTKWTHEENKQFENALALYDKDEPDRWQKVAAMIPGKTVGDVIKQYRELEEDVFDIEAGLIPIPGYISSDSFTLDCVNNDQGYDSFKQYYTPGGKRTAATRSREPGRKKGVPWTEEEHRQFLIGLEKHGKGDWRNISRDFVTTRTPTQVASHAQKYFIRQSTEGKDKRRSSIHDITIVNLLPDVKSSSADEKKSSPNHSISSLQSQPQPKIVGIRKGLADMKLQNEGEDGAGVFSQANGNLLMPPFCEISSYGQKLQEHNLLKETLPGYHFPPYNLISQQPMKRQ
- the LOC110621883 gene encoding transcription factor DIVARICATA isoform X2, encoding MNPGSEILSPASYLANSNWLFQETRGTKWTHEENKQFENALALYDKDEPDRWQKVAAMIPGKTVGDVIKQYRELEEDVFDIEYYTPGGKRTAATRSREPGRKKGVPWTEEEHRQFLIGLEKHGKGDWRNISRDFVTTRTPTQVASHAQKYFIRQSTEGKDKRRSSIHDITIVNLLPDVKSSSADEKKSSPNHSISSLQSQPQPKIVGIRKGLADMKLQNEGEDGAGVFSQANGNLLMPPFCEISSYGQKLQEHNLLKETLPGYHFPPYNLISQQPMKRQ